The following proteins are co-located in the Castor canadensis chromosome 5, mCasCan1.hap1v2, whole genome shotgun sequence genome:
- the LOC109692810 gene encoding vomeromodulin-like, which produces MRTLWILAILLAFHVGALGQLETPPVVGRIPAVLPVPPPLPSQLSLQPVPLNVLSTPVLRSSSTQRSSPLRRPPTETPRPKCAPSARYFLSSSKLDDYLKTSLPPQIKQLVKCEEVNLAGLVGAVLSTLTESNLLSLLNLSSILNMGSALGIGGLLGQESGGKSSLPLLSKATGVFGGLLPLGQENLGNLLPAALGGDKNPAKGLLDSVSLPNLQQPLNDVVRKVGDLKESTQKALKGALPPGISNALSDMLGNANLEKLLINLQIQKVSVDNVDSTMTGEGIDVQAATTATIGGEGLIGPVVSLVGFKLYLDVTLNMALSTNHTQCIDLEVQKTDVQVKSVSLQIVETVTEILPVPLPLPLDKLVPKLLTVKIMENIEKSNSCGIALSDFNDCKNSTGLFKYQVKGARISYQGLSILYCAKALFDKNTVPVPEGFLPPDPKDVNISLIMSQLMIRKIVTHVAKQSSVQANNLDAVITKVTYTFQDDNTIQTIYWVKITKDGEIFATGKTI; this is translated from the exons ATGCGGACCCTGTGGATCCTAGCCATCCTGTTGGCGTTTCATGTAGGCGCACTTGGCCAGCTGGAAACACCCCCCGTGGTGGGAAGAATTCCTGCTGTCCTACCTGTGCCACCCCCACTACCCTCTCAGCTCAGTCTGCAACCTGTCCCCCTTAATGTGCTAAGTACACCTGTCCTCAGAAGTTCCTCAACCCAGAGAAGCTCTCCTCTCAGAAGACCCCCAACTGAGACCCCAAGACCCAAGTGTGCACCCTCGGCCAGGTACTTCTTGTCTAGCAGCAAGCTCGATGACT ATCTGAAGACCAGTCTGCCTCCACAGATCAAGCAGCTGGTGAAGTGTGAGGAGGTTAACTTAGCCGGCCTAGTTGGAGCTGTGTTATCCACACTGACCGAGTCCAACCTGTTATCACTGTTAAACCTCAGTTCCATCCTAAATATGGGAAGTGCCCTTGGCATTggtggtcttttaggccaggaaAGTGGTGGCAAATCCAGTCTCCCATTGCTGTCCAAAGCCACTGGTGTTTTTGGTGGCCTGCTCCCGCTGGGTCAGGAGAACCTGGGAAACCTACTTCCCGCAGCCCTTGGTGGAGACAAGAATCCTGCCAAAGGACTCCTCGACAGTGTTAGTCTCCCCAATCTCCAGCAGCCCCTGAATGACGTGGTCAGAAAAGTTGGTGACCTCAAAGAGTCTACCCAGAAGGCACTGAAGGGAGCCCTGCCACCAGGCATCAGCAATGCACTCTCAGACATGCTGGGAAATGCCAACTTAGAAAAACTCTTGATCAA TTTACAGATCCAAAAAGTAAGTGTGGATAATGTGGATTCAACCATGACAGGAGAAGGGATCGATGTCCAGGCTGCAACTACTGCCACCATTGGTGGAGAAGG CCTAATTGGACCTGTAGTCAGTTTGGTAGGATTTAAACTATATTTGGATGTGACTCTGAATATGGCTCTTTCCACAAACCACACCCAATGCATTGACCTCGAGGTCCAGAAAACCGATGTCCAGGTCAAAAGTGTGAGTCTTCAGATAGTAGAGAC GGTCACAGAAATTTTGCCCGTCCCTTTGCCTCTGCCCTTGGATAAACTCGTCCCTAAACTGTTGACAGTAAAGATAATGGAGAAC ATTGAGAAGTCAAATTCCTGTGGCATCGCTCTCAGTGACTTCAATGATTGCAAGAACT CTACTGGATTGTTCAAATACCAAGTAAAAGGCGCCAGAATTTCCTACCAAGGACTTTCCATCCTCTATTGT gCCAAAGCTCTCTTTGACAAAAACACAGTCCCTGTGCCAGAAGGTTTTCTCCCTCCAGATCCTAAAGATGTCAACATTTCCCTAATTATGTCTCAATTAATGATCAGAAAAATTGTCACTCATGTTGCCAAGCAGAGCTCTGTCCAG GCAAATAACCTGGACGCAGTTATCACCAAAGTAACCTACACCTTCCAGGATGACAATACGATCCAAACCATATACTGGGTTAAGATAACAAAGGACGGGGAGATCTTTGCTACAGGGAAAACG ATCTGA